In Pseudoalteromonas sp. NC201, a single window of DNA contains:
- a CDS encoding efflux RND transporter periplasmic adaptor subunit — MYPASIRSRVKHLSFLMLTLGTLSACSEAPQQGGHAMPPAQVSVQQVTTQSVPFDIELPATLAGDKEVEIRSRVSGIIESRNFEEGQFVKAGHSLFTIELKPFELAVEKAQAALQAAKANVDQTKRESERLERLKNERSVSKRDFDNSVSAYDIAVANLESAKVALSEAKLDLEYAKVEAPVSGIVGRELMSEGSYVSGPSVLLTELTDISTIRARFGFSEREQLTMRQDVENGSLSLPDHNEFDTTIILQDGSLYGQAGKVNFSDVRVNRFTGTSELQARIPNENGELRPGQFVRVKLSGAVRNNAIVLPQRAVLDNGTGKFVYIATKNEQGTTVALPAPVKVGEWVKLNNENMWVIREGLKEGQPVIVEGMARIFFPGMPVSVSEQGE; from the coding sequence ATGTATCCAGCATCAATACGCAGTCGTGTTAAACACCTATCTTTTTTAATGCTCACGTTAGGCACTTTGTCAGCGTGTTCAGAAGCACCACAGCAAGGGGGCCATGCAATGCCACCTGCGCAAGTGAGTGTACAACAAGTTACTACTCAATCAGTGCCTTTCGATATCGAACTTCCGGCCACTCTCGCGGGTGATAAAGAAGTCGAAATTCGTTCTCGAGTTTCTGGGATCATCGAATCTCGCAACTTTGAGGAAGGTCAATTTGTAAAAGCTGGTCATTCATTATTCACCATCGAGCTTAAACCTTTTGAATTAGCGGTAGAAAAAGCGCAGGCAGCACTTCAGGCAGCAAAAGCAAACGTTGATCAAACTAAGCGCGAGAGCGAAAGGCTTGAGCGTTTGAAGAACGAGCGTTCAGTATCAAAGCGCGACTTTGATAACTCAGTATCGGCCTACGATATTGCAGTTGCGAATTTAGAATCTGCAAAAGTCGCATTGAGTGAAGCCAAGCTAGACCTTGAATACGCCAAGGTTGAAGCACCTGTTTCTGGTATTGTTGGTCGTGAACTGATGTCAGAAGGCAGTTATGTTTCTGGTCCGAGTGTACTATTAACTGAACTTACCGACATTAGCACCATTCGTGCTCGCTTCGGCTTTTCAGAGCGTGAGCAGCTAACAATGCGCCAAGATGTAGAAAATGGCTCATTGTCATTACCAGATCATAATGAATTTGATACCACGATTATTCTGCAAGACGGTTCACTATACGGACAAGCCGGTAAAGTAAACTTTAGCGACGTTCGGGTAAACCGCTTCACGGGTACCAGTGAGTTACAAGCTCGTATTCCTAATGAAAATGGCGAGTTAAGACCGGGTCAGTTTGTTCGAGTTAAACTCTCTGGTGCGGTACGCAATAACGCGATTGTACTTCCGCAAAGAGCGGTACTAGACAACGGCACGGGTAAATTTGTATACATTGCCACCAAAAATGAACAAGGCACAACCGTAGCCCTGCCTGCACCGGTCAAAGTTGGTGAGTGGGTCAAGCTTAATAATGAGAATATGTGGGTTATTCGCGAAGGCTTAAAAGAAGGTCAACCTGTCATCGTTGAAGGCATGGCGAGGATCTTCTTCCCTGGTATGCCAGTGTCTGTGAGCGAGCAAGGAGAATAA
- a CDS encoding ABC transporter ATP-binding protein, giving the protein MYRVFERFTKPFPEQEVGQPPQGLLAFCRFYTKGMELPLLFMSLSAALLAILEVTLFGFMGDLVDWLSTYTPQTLFEAKQTELIRMSVITLVALPLLVFFHSAILHQSLLGNYPMAIRWQAHRYLLKQSMTFYQDEFAGRIATKVMQTALAVRESVMKLLDVLVYILVYFTAMLALVASSDIRLMIPLVIWLGCYICFQFYFVPKLKRVSSEQADARSEMTGRIVDSYTNISTVKLFSYTKREEEYAKDSMDVFIQPVYKQMRLATSLNVSIQALNYLLVFSVAALSIYLWSFNAITAGAIAITVGLALRLNGMAQWIMWEISGLFENIGTVADGMNTLSRPLDIVDQQTAPQLDFKAGKIDFCNTTFAYKRKDAARQHNVIDNLNLHIKPGEKIGVVGRSGAGKSTLVNLLLRFYDTDGGSIEIDGQNIAKVKQESLRRHIAMVTQDTSLLHRSVRDNILYGRPDASEEELIAATKEAQAYDFIQDLEDSHGNTGFDAQVGERGVKLSGGQRQRIAIARVLLKNAPILILDEATSALDSEVEQAIQESLDALMEGKTVIAIAHRLSTIAQMDRLIVMDEGRIVEEGSHQSLLALGGIYAKLWSHQTGGFIGVE; this is encoded by the coding sequence ATGTATCGAGTATTTGAACGCTTTACCAAACCCTTTCCCGAGCAAGAAGTTGGTCAGCCACCACAAGGTTTGTTGGCTTTCTGTCGCTTCTATACTAAGGGAATGGAATTACCCTTGTTATTTATGTCGCTAAGTGCTGCGCTCCTCGCAATTTTGGAAGTAACATTATTTGGCTTTATGGGTGATTTAGTTGACTGGCTCTCCACTTATACACCACAAACTCTATTTGAAGCTAAACAAACCGAGTTAATTCGAATGTCTGTCATCACGTTAGTGGCGCTGCCACTGTTAGTCTTTTTTCACAGCGCCATTTTACATCAGAGTTTATTGGGTAATTACCCAATGGCTATTCGCTGGCAGGCACACCGCTACTTGCTAAAGCAGTCTATGACATTCTATCAAGACGAGTTTGCAGGACGTATTGCAACTAAAGTGATGCAAACTGCCCTAGCCGTGCGCGAATCGGTCATGAAGCTACTCGATGTGCTGGTTTATATTTTAGTGTACTTCACCGCAATGCTCGCGCTTGTTGCAAGCAGTGATATACGTTTGATGATCCCGCTGGTTATTTGGCTTGGCTGCTATATCTGTTTCCAATTCTATTTTGTTCCTAAACTAAAACGCGTTTCTAGTGAGCAGGCTGACGCGCGCTCAGAAATGACGGGAAGGATAGTTGATAGCTACACCAATATTTCAACTGTAAAGCTTTTCTCTTATACCAAACGAGAAGAAGAATATGCCAAAGACAGCATGGATGTGTTTATTCAACCTGTATATAAGCAAATGCGCTTAGCAACTAGCTTAAACGTTAGTATTCAAGCCTTAAATTATCTTTTGGTATTTTCCGTCGCGGCACTTTCCATCTACTTATGGTCTTTTAATGCGATAACCGCTGGTGCAATCGCAATTACAGTTGGTTTAGCCTTACGACTAAATGGTATGGCGCAATGGATAATGTGGGAAATTAGCGGTCTATTCGAAAATATTGGTACGGTTGCAGACGGCATGAACACACTCTCAAGACCGCTTGATATTGTTGACCAACAAACAGCGCCACAGTTAGATTTTAAAGCTGGAAAAATCGACTTTTGTAACACTACCTTCGCTTATAAGCGTAAAGATGCAGCGAGACAACATAACGTCATCGACAACCTGAACCTACATATCAAACCCGGCGAGAAAATTGGTGTAGTTGGCCGCTCAGGTGCGGGGAAGTCGACCTTAGTGAACTTATTACTGAGATTCTACGATACCGACGGCGGCAGCATCGAAATAGATGGCCAAAATATTGCGAAAGTAAAACAGGAAAGCTTAAGACGTCATATCGCCATGGTGACGCAAGATACTTCTCTGCTTCATCGCAGCGTACGCGACAATATCCTTTATGGTCGCCCTGATGCATCAGAGGAAGAATTAATAGCCGCAACAAAAGAAGCGCAGGCTTACGATTTTATCCAAGACTTAGAAGACAGTCACGGTAATACTGGCTTTGACGCACAAGTAGGTGAACGCGGTGTGAAACTATCAGGTGGCCAACGCCAACGTATCGCCATTGCCCGTGTATTACTAAAAAATGCGCCAATTTTAATTTTAGACGAAGCTACTTCAGCCTTGGATTCTGAGGTTGAGCAAGCTATCCAAGAGAGCTTAGATGCACTGATGGAAGGTAAAACCGTTATAGCGATTGCCCATAGGTTATCCACGATTGCACAAATGGACAGACTAATCGTTATGGATGAAGGTCGGATAGTAGAAGAAGGAAGCCATCAATCCTTGCTAGCTTTAGGTGGTATTTACGCCAAACTGTGGTCGCATCAAACCGGTGGATTTATTGGCGTTGAGTAA
- a CDS encoding TetR/AcrR family transcriptional regulator: MTQLSPKQQSILCAAIEEFAQKGLQATTMESISQSAEVSKRTLYKHYSTKDELFDAVVELLIERIKPITAIQFIPNYDFSVQLQHLAKSAMTLLNDEDYMRLSRIVMIESMRSFEQAQNLNEKFSHCEAAMIQWFEDAANSGCLGSFDADFAAAYFWGALKKLGYWERAIKWQAPLPEAELDILVEKAVSLFCNGVTQRQ; encoded by the coding sequence ATGACGCAACTTTCACCAAAACAGCAGTCAATTTTATGTGCAGCGATAGAAGAGTTCGCTCAAAAAGGCTTGCAGGCGACGACGATGGAGTCGATCAGTCAATCAGCGGAAGTATCAAAGCGCACGTTATACAAGCATTACTCGACCAAAGACGAGCTCTTTGATGCCGTTGTTGAGCTGTTAATTGAGCGAATTAAGCCGATAACTGCGATACAATTTATCCCAAACTATGACTTTTCAGTGCAACTGCAACATCTTGCGAAAAGCGCAATGACTTTGTTGAATGACGAGGATTATATGCGTTTGTCGCGTATTGTGATGATTGAATCGATGCGTAGCTTTGAGCAAGCACAGAATTTAAATGAAAAGTTTAGTCATTGTGAAGCCGCGATGATCCAATGGTTCGAAGATGCTGCGAATTCAGGGTGTCTTGGTAGTTTTGATGCGGACTTTGCCGCAGCGTACTTTTGGGGCGCACTGAAAAAGCTAGGCTATTGGGAACGCGCTATAAAATGGCAAGCTCCGCTTCCAGAAGCAGAGCTTGATATATTAGTTGAAAAGGCGGTCTCGCTATTTTGTAATGGCGTTACTCAACGCCAATAA